The following are encoded in a window of Pirellulales bacterium genomic DNA:
- a CDS encoding response regulator, producing the protein MCSQTIGRPMEILLVEDGLVDARVTIAALRKGLIQHRLTLIRDGIEAMEFLRREGKFARAPRPDLILLDLCLPKKDGREVLAEVKADDSLRSIPVVVMTNSDDEEDRLQSELLGIDCFITKPVDTDKFLTVVRQLRRYLHADLILPSV; encoded by the coding sequence ATGTGTAGCCAGACGATTGGTCGCCCGATGGAGATACTGTTGGTCGAAGATGGCCTGGTCGATGCTCGCGTGACGATCGCGGCGCTCCGCAAGGGCCTGATTCAGCACCGCTTGACGCTGATCCGCGATGGCATCGAGGCGATGGAATTTCTTCGCCGAGAGGGTAAGTTTGCCAGGGCGCCCCGTCCTGACCTGATTTTGCTCGATCTCTGCCTGCCCAAGAAAGACGGCCGCGAGGTGCTGGCCGAGGTCAAGGCCGACGACTCGTTGCGATCCATTCCGGTCGTCGTGATGACCAATTCGGACGACGAAGAAGACCGCCTGCAAAGCGAATTGCTCGGCATCGATTGCTTCATCACCAAGCCGGTCGACACCGACAAGTTCTTGACGGTCGTGCGACAGCTCAGGCGGTATCTGCACGCCGACCTGATTCTGCCCTCGGTTTGA